A region of Salvelinus sp. IW2-2015 unplaced genomic scaffold, ASM291031v2 Un_scaffold1464, whole genome shotgun sequence DNA encodes the following proteins:
- the si:ch211-217g15.3 gene encoding uncharacterized protein si:ch211-217g15.3: MFRISVLICISLLVYGNSAKPYKSWDKVAESAVQETLMSEKERVMFDLGLKQVEAPEDMDITNNDIHPVMATWKNMRGGGGKRQKVEREVVQSRYSTTEEDMDNLYHPSMEQTHEPDLARARSQPEDTFVGMAIQTEPLEEDNTKYYQEAGIDLDNISHLFSGQEDPRHPEQDWDELYHPEMKRGDGRYQVDVPHQGELSAVVAEVKGHSEPEEDRDDLYHGDLPVPVQVNGSGQDRQQSADWPSQRMYREPEEDLDDLHHH, encoded by the exons ATGTTCAG aaTTTCTGTGTTGATCTGCATCTCTCTACTGGTTTATGGCAACTCAGCCAAGCCATACAAGTCCTGG GATAAAGTGGCTGAGTCTGCAGTCCAGGAGACTCTGAT GTCTGAAAAGGAGAGGGTGATGTTTGATCTGGGGCTGAAGCAGGTGGAGGCTCCTGAAGACATGGACATCACTAACAATGACATCCACCCTGTCATGGCCACCTGGAAGAACATGAGAGGGGGAGGTGGGAAGAGACAGAAGGTAGAAAGAGAGGTAGTCCAAAGCAGATACTCCACAACCGAGGAGGACATGGACAATCTATACCACCCATCCATGGAGCAGACCCACGAGCCTGACCTGGCCAGAGCCCGATCTCAGCCAGAGGACACCTTCGTTGGGATGGCCATCCAGACAGAGCCCCTAGAGGAGGATAACACAAAGTACTACCAGGAGGCTGGGATAGATCTAGATAacatctctcatctcttctcaggCCAGGAGGATCCACGGCACCCTGAACAGGACTGGGACGAACTCTACCATCCAGAGATGAAGAGGGGAGACGGGCGGTACCAAGTGGACGTGCCTCACCAGGGAGAGCTCTCTGCTGTAGTGGCAGAGGTCAAGGGTCATAGTGAGCCAGAGGAAGACAGGGATGACCTCTACCATGGTGACCTGCCTGTACCTGTTCAGGTGAATGGGAGTGGCCAGGACAGGCAGCAGTCTGCCGATTGGCCCTCTCAGAGGATGTACAGAGAACCAGAGGAGGACCTGGATGACCTCCATCATCATTAA